The region ttggaagatcaatgtgtgagctttctttgtatgtgatttaatatatctatatatgtatgatcctagccggtattaataaatttttaaaaaactcATTCCGCTGCGCaactgatttacacttttaacaCCAACAACTTATCCACTATAAGGCCCTTGACTAGAACAAAACAATGGGCCCAACACTCCGTGGATGGCCACTCCATTTGTTGGGCTTGGGATCCAAAAAAACTCTAGACCATCTGGCTGCAAACATGGCCCTTTCGACTGGATCCCTACTACTCGAAGGGGAGGTCGCATCCGTGATCAACATATTTTGGAGTTTTCCCATAATAGGCAATTTCTTATGCTCCATTGGCCTTGTCGTGGAAGCAGGTTCCACTTCTACTGAGGTACTCTCCTGTACCTAGTCACCACCTTGTTTCCCTTGTGTTGGCTGTTCTTCCTAAGCAAAATTTGAATTAAGCCTCAATTGTTGCAGGTCCTCAGTCTTCGTACCGCGTGCTTCATCGGAAGAGGGCCAAGGTAAGCTTGCTTTTCTTTTACCTTTGTCCCATTCTGTAGTATGAGTCCAATAAGGTCAAAACTCTCCTATACCTGGTACATCTACCAAAGGGACACGATTATTAACCAACCACTCTGGCACCGCTGGATTGAATCGCAATTCTTAAACCGTCTGTCGCTTTGGTGGAAGCTGCATTCGTTCCTCTCTTAGCTCGGTATCATATTGGACGATCAGATTTCTTCTGTGTTTCTTTCCATTCCCCTGCTTCAAGGAGAGCCAAACTTGGAACCAAACAAGGGTAGGATTCGAGAAAGGGGATTGTTCGGGTATCTCTGCTTTTATCCAACTTCCATACATGGGGAACAGTTGTTCGGATTCGTCTTTAACTATGACTGGCTCTTTGAAACAAAACTTCTGCTCATGGCCAATCATGCCGCATTTAAAGCAAATCCTTGTCAGCTTCTCATATTTATATTGCAGCCATAAATCCCTGATTCCATCCCTTTTGAGAAAGAAACCACAAAACAATGGTTCATGAATGCATATTGTTGCTCTGAATCTCAGGTTGCCAGAGTTAAAATTCCTGTACGCATCTTCAAGTAACTCATAGCTTCGGGAAGCTTTGGCTGCAATGCTCTCCAAGTTGTTTGGCGTCCAATACCTTGGAGGAATACTCGGTACCTGGACCCAAAGGGATGTTCTATCAAAGTTCACTTCCCAGAATGATAACCACAAGGGCCATGGCATCACCAAGAGTAATGCACCACTCACAAACCAGGGTCTACGATCCAAAACTCCATTTGCATCCTCAATGGTGTTGAACGAGAACTCTAAAATACCCTGCTCCAGTtccctccatttccaacctttaAGATTGCCACATGCCATACGCAGTGAAGCAGTGATCATTGTTTTAGAGATTCTGGTCTTCGAAATGACCTTCCCAAGGAGGACCTTACTTGGTCGAGCCTCCTGATCATAATCTTATGGTTCTAGTTCTACCGTCAACTCAACTGTAGAAAACTGGGAATGTCTTATACTTTGCACTTCCTTGTTACTAGTATCCATGGAAGTCAATCTTAACTCAGATAGCTACTGCTCTAGAACAGCTTAGACCGCACACCCTCTACAAATGCAAGCTCCTTGAGAGCACGAAACGAGTTAATCTACCGTGTTGTGTACATATCGAGCTACTAAATTTGATAGGATCCTTTTCTAGTTTATTTTAACTTTCCAACCTGCCCCAACTGCCAAGCAAAGTGGAACTTAAGTGGGCATGAATAATAAGTTAAACTACAAATTTACAATAAAACTCaccatttattattattattattattattattattattattattattattatgaatagttTTAATGTGTCTGGCCAAAGttaatttttacaattttttgcaAAAGGGTTCCCAAATTTATTGTTTTGATGCAAAAATGTTCCTAggacaaatattgcatttaaaaaaaatacaacaaataAAATGATTTGGTCTCTAGCATGAttattttttctcaattttttactaaaaaattattttgataccGATAAATTAAATaatgaactttttttttaataagattTACAAATTATAaatgtttaaattaataaaaaaaattattttagacttaaaatattataaaatagaattgaaatttattaataaataaaaaatcaaataagaattaaaaaaattaagtttacaaaaaataattaattatgtaaataataaagtgtaaattatataatttttttacataAATAAGATCAATAGTTTGATCATAACACACaaagaataataaaattataaattataatatttcttaatttaaaatttaaaattttcttaattgttatttaatgttttttttaatttgtattcactttaataaatatgaattatatttttaatatattaatgttaattttttttgccAATGTaagcttttatattttttttaattcttatgtttttgttcattttaTCTTTAGTTTTAATTCtatttgtttaaaaaatatataatagattaaaaataataaaattggggACTAATTTACTAGTACAAATAAAGTTTAGGGACTAAATTATATCTAATTTTATTTGTTGCAAGTTTTATAATAGTGTGTTAATCTAGGAACGTTTTTGCATAACAATAAGTTTGAAGATCAAAGAGACGAACTTTGCTAAAATACATGATTAGGTATTATTCTAACAGATaagatttttattattaatatattggCCAAAATCTGTATTATCATTTCTCAACTGTGAGAGATATATTGTATAAAACTAGCTTACATCAATATATTTATTGTAATTAACTAGGACACATCTTGGATAGGGTAAGTGACACACTCTAACTTTACACACACACGTGAATAAGTTATGACTCAATTTATTTTACATGATAGTGTTTGTTGTAGTTAAGGCAACCCTCATGTATGTTTTCGAAAATTTTTGGATAATTTATTGTGCTGAAAACAAAGTTTTTGATATTCCGAACTACCACGCGCTAAAAAAAATTCCAACCATATTTTCAGCAaactaaattattcaaaattttaagAAAACTTACATGAGGGATGTCATACCCAAACACCATTATGTAAAAGAATTAGGTCATGACTTATCCATGTATGTAAAATTGAAGTGCATCATACGAGTAGAGTAAAAGTAAAAAAGTTTATCCCACCACAGACATGCTGACTGTTACACCTGAATTTCGAGAATAAATGAATAGCCTCGAAATGGAGGCTCATGAGTTGTAGGCTCGAAGGCAGAAGTCTCCTCCAAAAAGATGAGTTCAAAAAACTAGTCAAGTAAAGAGGTGGCGACAACTGGAACGGTGAGCTCAAAATTACGTGATCTCGAAAGCATGCTGAAGCAGTGTTCAAGCTCGAAGACACGTTAAACATACACACATAAAAACTGTTAGGAAATACCTATTTCTTTGGCATTAGGTTAAACCGTGTAGTAAATCTCTATTTCTAtgggatctttatttaaatattgcatttaagttgtattattattattcaaaaattaatttgaatttaaatttgaatatacGTTGTAACTTGCCTAAACTTGTGAGAATATATTCTTGTAACCAGATCTATAAATAGTCTGGATTTGGTAATTGTACTTACGCACAATTGGGTACTGAGAAATGTTCTGTGAAAATTACTCTTTCTTGAAGCTTTGACGCAGATCTTAATAACAGTGACTTGTAGACGTAAACATATTTTAACTactgaatcacgtaaaaatcTCTTTTTTTatcctatttaattatttaattgttttACATAATTACGTTaatgaaaaacgacgtcaacaccgactaatttattttaatattagtcAGTTGCAAGCATGCTCGTCCATTCTATAagccctaaaaaaaaaaaagagaggaaaaaaaaaactatctaataataataataacaataacaataaggAAGATTACTACACACATAACTATCTAATCAGCGTCATAAATATATCACTGGTAAATCTATTTTTCATTCTTGATAATATAATAGTTTCCCATATAGTCACTTTTTGTAGTTAAATTTATACTGTAAAAGAGTAAATTTGTGGTACCTTAACAAAATATACTAGGATCTAAACTTCCTCTGGTTTCCAAAAGCCAGAAACTTTGGACTGAAGAGCCCATTTGGCAGTAGCATGAGCCAAGTCCAAAGTCCCTCCAAAAAATGGTGGTCTTTCTATATATGGCAATAATGAACCATTATAACAAGTCCCAAATCATTTAATTGTTTTTTGTCACTGTTTTAAACTAACTCACACTGAAAGTTTGATTGGTTAGTTATCTATTACATTAATGAGTTGGGTTTGGTAATTAACATTACAAAACATTTATACTGTACACACCTTTATTTTTGGAATTTATGGGCTTTCTCCCACCTATCATCTGGACCAAAGACAAGGGGACCATGTTGTTGGATAATGAAGGTGggctttgttttgttgttgtgggTCCAAGTGATTAAAAAATGGTTTGTATAATACAaatggtttatacttttttagacatGTGTTTTTTCCTATTATctatttggactctgtgttttgacaaattattttttggatcctatgttttgtaaaatggttaaaatagaaccctaaactcaattttgatgaagaaaaaattgaatataacaacaaagtttttaagcagaatgattttatttttgttctgaattgttagtttggtaaattatttgtgattttagttgagaaaacattgaccaaaattgggtttatggttttattttaactattttacaaaacatagggtccaaaaagtaatttgtcaaaatacagggtccaaacaggtaatgagaaaaaatacagggtccaaaaagataTAAACCCTAATATAAACAATGTTTAGGCCATAGTATAGTCCAATCCTTGCCACTTTTTATTCAAATAAgagattttttcataaatatgattttttagcCCTTAATATGCAAAAATATTGTAATTAAACTTTTTTTAGTTTGTGTGGGCACATGCCTAAAGTAACAAGGCTGGCATATATGTTCCCTAACGGATAAATAACCAACCAAGGGAAACTACATGAGGATTCTCTTCAAATTACTTAAAGAAACCTTTTCAGAATTGGGTACCAGATTTATTATCAACTGTCAAGACCAACAACTCCCTCTATCAAGATGAAGATTGCGATTGATTGTATGTGCAATCAAGTTATGGGGTTTGAGTGAAATATACTCATTCAACAATCTAGCGTATTATATTTTACACAAGGATTAAATTATTGCTGAAAAGTTCTTAGATAGTTGACTTAATTGTTTTGTGATGTGTGTAATAACTATTAGATTTATTTGCAGCAAAGAAAAACCCTAATTTCTGTCTTTTGTACTTAAATCTTCAAACTTTATATTTTGCATTTAAATCCCTATTTTTTAATAACTTATTGCAGTTGTTAGTCCTTTTTTCTAATCTGTTTATACAATGGATggaatatttttttgaaaaaatatctctTTGCCCAAACTGCAGAAAATAGAAAACTTGCGCTGGTTCGTTTGGATAGGAGTTTATGGGTTATTGATCTATTCAACAAGTGTGAGATCTGAAATCTTACCTTCTAAAACGCTAGTTCCCAATTTGTCCGATGCGTAACTTGAAATCATTTTAACAAGAAAACAAAACCCTTTGTCTCATGTGCTGTGCTCccaaaaatacaaaattcaaatAAAGGAACTAAAAATGCCATTTCCTCCAACCCTATgatacatataccaaaaatacaaaattttccTGTCACAATGAATACTACATAATATAATGAATACAAAACTGTAGATTAGGAAATAACATTTCTTGTGTTATCTTGAATTAAATGCGTAACCTAACAAACCCTCACAATTGTATCCTTCACTGGGACATCATCATCTTCCGATCAATGTCAAAAGCTTGGGGAATGATGAATGAAAACCATTCTTATCTATGTTCAGAAGACCCCAAAAATTTCAAGGTATGCACTATCTATAGCCTAATTTTGTAAAATGGATTATGTGATTATCACCTAAATTGCTCCAATGAGATTCCTGAAAAGCCAAATGCAAAATTCCTTTTTCCACTCCCATGACCATAGAGCAGCAATATTTTTGGAGGGAGTCTATCAGCAAGAATGTTCAGAGTCTGTTTTCTTTTGCTTCAGAAATTGACAATAAAAGCCCCATTGTTTATGTGATTTCGTAATGCCTCCTTGACCAAATGGATTCTGTTCTACATACTTTTGAACATTGTCAGCTACAGCTAAGCCTTCAAGATAAGTCCGAAGATCCCCTCCAGGTCCTGTGGTGAAGCAACAAGTACAGAAAAAGACACCGGCACTTAAAATTACAAATGCAATAATCACAGTGGAAATCATCAATAGCAAAGTAAACTCTAGTGCAATAGGGTATTGGAGAAAAACTAGTCATAGACTACTAACACCGACATAATATTTGTAAGCTCCGGTATTTTGTCCCACAACATTTAAAAGTTTTAAAATTGAAAAGACAAGAATGAGAGGTAAATAATGGCAATCAACTTCAGAGGATATAACGAACCTAAATCACACTATATAAAAAATCCTTGCATTTCATGAAAATTCCACAAGTTGAAAAATTGTAGATCAAGTGGTAATTCTAGGTAACAAGAATAAACAAAGTGCATCAACAAGTAAAGATTCAGATTACTTATATGAGCATGACAAATGTATCGTTACAAAACAGCAGACATCTTTTACAGCATTAAGGCAAGACAGAACAAtcaaaaaaattcttaatttagGATAATTTAGTGTAGGTAATACCATGTGTCCTAAAAACCTTACACAGATGTTTGATGTTTGTGTGACCAGGTCATGGCATGTTGGTCCATTAGATATGAACATAGATTGCTCAATACAGAATATTACTTGCTCCCAAATGACTCACCTAATGAACTATCTGTCCTGTCAAGATATTCAAATGGCTTGGGAAATATTGCAGTGTTGGCCTAACCAATTGGAGATCACAAAGTAATGAAACAATGTTAACACTTCAGATAAAAATTCTCAATTGCGATAAGATAGTGACAAATGAAAATAGGAACAATAGATTTTCCCAAAATAACAGAGATCATCAAAATCAGTACTGACCGGATTGCGTAAAGCTTTATATGGTGAATCATCCAATAATAATGTATTTGTCTCATCATACTCTCCTATTTCCCAAGGAAGATTAGGCTCCAGCTTTTCCCATAACTTCCTAAGTTCCTTAAAGACCAAAGGTTTATTATTATTCTCAAGGGTGTTAGTCCCTGTAGCAGAACAGTGAGACTGGTCCTGCATAGTTGTGTATAGACAATGTATCGCAATTATGAGTCGATAATACTTCAATAATTACAATTAAAAGCCATCTCCATGAATAAACAACACTGAACTATTGGTGATAAAACAAGTTCAACATCAGCATAAATGGTCAGCAGTTCATACAAACTTGACAGAAATTAAACAACAGAAAAAAGCAAGGTGAACGAAGAACTGCCCACAATGATGAAATTTTCCAAGGCAGCTTACAGCATGAAACACAAATGAAAACACTTATATCATGCTTCTGCCCAATTTAAGaacacaacaaaacaaaaacaaaaaaatgataGCACCTGTGAACAGATAAATCATTTCTAATGAAGCTCGGAAATAACCGTTGTTGCAATACTACAAGAAAAATCGGGATTACAAAACCTAGTCCATTCTTGCATTAATTTTTTGACCTTCAAGAGAATACTTTAGAAGAAAAAGCATAAACAACTTGTTTTAAACAAAAAGGGGACTATTAAGTTTTCAGCACAGTAAATTTAAGTTTACCACTTCAAAATTAATACACAAAAGATACTTCTCCAAAGTAGATAAAGACATTTAATGGAAAACACCAGTCAAAGCATATTAAAATTCAAATCCATAAATCTTGACCTCATCAACCAGacatttacaatttttttttttttttttcttgtcatCTTTTATATAATTCAATAAATGGGAGATGATGATATCCATCTGTAAAGGAAGTAAAAACTGTCAAGTCAGATAAATTCAGAAAAAGAACTCTAAATCTTGTCAAAGGGAAATCGATAGCATAAAGTTACAAATTCAAGTATCTCAAAAAGAACAAACTTATAAATGGTTAGATTGATACATACCCAGCAAAAGAGTAACTTGTGTCTGGACTTATCAAAAAGAAACCAAATCACCTTGTCCATATTCCACCTGCAATAAGAATGTAAAACACTTAATATAAGAAATAGAATGACTACAAAATTGAGGACTTTAGAATaccataaaataaaatgaaaattttaacggaaaaaagaagaagacaaTATAGGATAGTAAGTTGAGGATTACTTCATTCTTGATGACCATACACCAACATTGAATTTTTCAAAGCAAAATTCTATAAACTCATCGCAGTAAGGCCTCTTATAAactaaagggaaaaaaaatactGTCAAATTATTAGTTGTAAGGTTAAAAAAGcaaataatattaaaacaaaagaaaataaataaaaccaaagatGGCTGGAATTCAGTTTTCACCTGCTTTTTTTGATATAATTATGTCAGGTCTAAATTGCCTGTCACCACCACTAACAAAGTCAACAAGAAGACCATTTACATCAAGGATCAGTAGCTTCTTCTGAGAACGAGATACCAATGTTCTTTCTGGTAAAGATCCAGGTATCTGAAAAAGATTGCCCTCTTCAATGGTAGCATCCAAATGAACTCCATCTTTTGCTTCACCCCTTTGTGATGAAGGAGCTTCTTCCATTGTGGTTTCTATGTTGACAGTATCTAATTTCAGGAGATCGCCAGAGCCATTGTTCTTGCAGCAATTGTTTCCATCTAGCTTTAATGCATCATGTCCCCTCACAAGATTTTCGCCACTCTTCTGATCATAACTTTCCTCAGAAACATCTAACGCAGATGCATCATTCAGAGTTTTGTTTCCACAAGCACTCTCCCTTAAATCAATCATTTTTTTAACTTTCTTCCTTTTATGGGATGCAGGTTTAATATCTGAACAGTTAACAGAGTCTTTCTCACCTAAAATGTCAACAGCCTGTTCTGAGACAGCTTCTATTACTGAGGATGTAGTTTCAACGTTCTTCAGAAATCCAGATGTATTTTTTCCTACCAAACACTGAGATGAAGTGTCATCAATGTTATTGTCCACCCCCAGTTCCATTGTTCTTCCTGATTCAGATGACTTTCCTTTTTTTGGTCTCTTCCTCTTGTACGTTTCAATTACCTTATTTTCAGGAACGTGGCTAACCTCAGTGCACTCATCCTGTTTCATGATTGAAGCAGTTTTTACTCCACTTGGAAAACCACTTTGCTCGTCAGTGGTTGGAGAACTCTCCTTTGTATCTGAATGGTTAATAGAGTCTTTCTCACGTAAAATGTCGAAAGCCTGTTCTAAGACAGCCCCTACGACTGAGGAAGTAGTTTCAATATTCTCCAGGAACCCAGATGTATCTTTTCCTACCAAACACTGAGATGAAGTATCATCAACGCTATTATCCACCACCAGTTTCATAGTTCTTCCTAATTCAGATGACTTTCCTTTTCTTGGGTGATGTCTTGGCTTCTTCCTCTTGTACGTACCAATTTCCTTATTTTCAGGAACATGTCTAACCCCAGTGCAGTGATCCTGTTTCATTATTGAAGCAGTCTTTGCTCCACTTGGAAGACCATTTTCCACATCAGTGGGTGGAGAAATCTCCTTTGTATCTGAATAATTAACAGAGTCTTTCTCACATAAAATGTCAACAGCCTGTTCTGAGACAACCCCTACTACTGAGGAAGTAGTTTCAAAATTCTCCAGAAATCCAGATGTATTTTTTCCTACCAGACATTGAGATGAATTTTCATCAAGATTATTATCCTCCACCGGTTCCCTAGTATTTCCTAATTCAGATGACTTTCTTTTTTTTTGGTGACTATTTGGTTTCTTCCTATTGTTCGTTTCAATCTCCTTAATTTCAGGATTGTGGCTAACTTCAATGCAGTCAGCCTGTTTCATTACAGAAGCAGTCTTTACTCCTTTGGAAAAACCACTTTGCTCATCAATGGGTGGAGAGCTCCCCTTTGTATCACTTGAGTTTAACCCTACAACATTCTTTGTATCAATGCCATCACTACGCTCATGGTCATTTGgctcatttttctttttctttttccttttctttcccttAGAGTCACTATCGGCATTTTGTGTGGGACTTTCCAAATTTGATGTTCCCTCAACATCAGTTTGGTGTGGGCCATCCTCAAGTTGTTGTTCTCTTTCTTTGGAAGTAGATTCCAAAGTGGCACCATTCTCATGCTCGGTATTATTTGTCTCAGGGCTGATGATTTTAGTTTGTTTCCTCTTTTTACTCATTCTTGAACGTCTCAGTTCTCGGTTCTCCTCAGGCTCATTCTCTCCATTTATACCAACTACAGATTCTAAATGCAAGTCTCCTCCAGAATCACTGCTCTTCAGTGAGACACTTCCATGATCTgtgctatccattttagtgttgTCACCTCTCCTTAATGTTTTTtcccttttccttttcttttttgttgAAGTTGGCACCAACTCTGTGTTAAGATTAACCTTAGTCGTCTCCTCCATTGTATTATTAATGACTTCAGTAGCCTCCTTTGCTTTAACATTGACCTCGGTGTCTATTGGTGTAGCCTCCTCTGTAGAGCTCAATGCACTAccatttttcctattttttttgttctttctaGGGCCACGACTTTTTAATCCAGCAGGTAATTCATTGTCCATATCTATCAACAACTAGAATCACCAAAAAAGACAGACAAATTAAACTTGAAACCAAAGAATCACCACTTCAGAATTGTCTCATTATCCAATAATTTCATTCATAAAAAATGGTTCTTTCATAGTTCAGGTTCTCTATTCTTCTTGAGCTTGCCCTTTCCATGACCTGTAATAGTGACAAACCCAAGTCCAAATTCAAAATCTAACCGTACAAACGTAAAATAAACAATACAATGTAAACAACTAGCGAATAAAAGATACCCAACATGCTCATTCAACGTCTACTTAAGTTCAAAACATGCAAACATGAATCCAATGACAAAAATTCTTTGATAAATCCCAACGTGAAAAATATCAATCACCCCGCATGCCTCCATATGACAAAATATTTGAAAACACACACGCAAAGCATTGAAATGGAAGTATAAAACAACTACATGATACATTGAAGATAATCCAGTGGAAACAAAAACAACAGCATGAAACCGAATTTTCTAAACTCATCTTACTCAGCAAGAACCCATCAAAGAAAAGGATCCATAAAGCAGAACAAATTCGGGAAAAACATGCGAGATTGATATACAAAAGAACAAAAAACCCTAAACAAAAGCAAAAATCTATTGAAGGTGACCATAAATTGAGTTGAAAGAGAGAACGAACCTGTGGAACTGGATGAAATAGGAGGCGCGAACATGAAGAGGGAGGAGGGAGCTGtaggaagaggaagaagaattGGAAAGAGAAAGAGTGGTAATATAGTGTTACAGAATTGTAATACAGAAAAGtttcagcctcagcctcagccgccACAACAACCAACGACTCAATGAAATGAAACCTCCGTTTCCATTCCCAAATTACTCGATTGTCGATTCAATTTTTCAAGAAAAAATAAGACAAATGTATCATTTTAGTCCTCATATTTTGTTTAAATACTATATTGACCTTTTAAATTTctaaaaaacaaattaataaaagTAACTCCTtattttttggaaaatttacatcTAGCAAcatattttgtattttatttacaaaaataccgtGGGCCATATAATTCACAACTTTACTGTTTTTGGTGTAATGATTTTTCATCTTTTTTGTTTCGTTTAGAGCtttatttttttctctcttctcctcaACTTCAAAAATCTTTTACGGTCACACTACTGGTCGGTTGGGCTCAAGAGTGGTACCATCGTGACCTATTCTTTAAGGCGATTATTTTGATATGTGGAAGGCATATGTTTTTTCGCCATCACCGGAGAAGATGACCAGAATAAAAAGCAACATTTTAGTTTCtagtaactaaattttaaacttaaataaattttaatatacCAAAACCCCCATTTAGAAACAAAGGTTGAAGGTTTTTGGCCTGTAGCTTTCCCTGTTCCCCCTTCGTTTGGTGGTGCTTATGTGAGGTCCTCAATATGGTGGTCCCTCTCCTAGCGCTCAAGAAGTTGTTTCTTTTTTCGCTTTTTCTTTTCTTGTGCTCAACCTAAAAACCTTTTGAGGTTGGGCACGAAAACTTTCTATGCCCACGTTGAATAGTTTTAAAGGCTTGAACATAAACAGACAGATGGAATGGACTGATTTTTGATGACATTCAAGTAGCGGGGAATAGGGGCAAGCAGAGATTGACTATAACCAAACCGTAATCAAACTACTTGAGACCACCTCCACTCAAAGTTCTTTATGAAACATGTTGACGCGGTTtctcgccaacagtgtattacgtaaATTAGTTGAAATAagctagtgcttaaggataaaccgtagtAAGAATAATGACTCTTAAGGGTGCTTagaatgaaataataagaacactcgttcctttttacgtggttcggaggctaaatccccct is a window of Humulus lupulus chromosome 4, drHumLupu1.1, whole genome shotgun sequence DNA encoding:
- the LOC133830710 gene encoding uncharacterized protein LOC133830710 isoform X1 codes for the protein MDNELPAGLKSRGPRKNKKNRKNGSALSSTEEATPIDTEVNVKAKEATEVINNTMEETTKVNLNTELVPTSTKKKRKREKTLRRGDNTKMDSTDHGSVSLKSSDSGGDLHLESVVGINGENEPEENRELRRSRMSKKRKQTKIISPETNNTEHENGATLESTSKEREQQLEDGPHQTDVEGTSNLESPTQNADSDSKGKKRKKKKKNEPNDHERSDGIDTKNVVGLNSSDTKGSSPPIDEQSGFSKGVKTASVMKQADCIEVSHNPEIKEIETNNRKKPNSHQKKRKSSELGNTREPVEDNNLDENSSQCLVGKNTSGFLENFETTSSVVGVVSEQAVDILCEKDSVNYSDTKEISPPTDVENGLPSGAKTASIMKQDHCTGVRHVPENKEIGTYKRKKPRHHPRKGKSSELGRTMKLVVDNSVDDTSSQCLVGKDTSGFLENIETTSSVVGAVLEQAFDILREKDSINHSDTKESSPTTDEQSGFPSGVKTASIMKQDECTEVSHVPENKVIETYKRKRPKKGKSSESGRTMELGVDNNIDDTSSQCLVGKNTSGFLKNVETTSSVIEAVSEQAVDILGEKDSVNCSDIKPASHKRKKVKKMIDLRESACGNKTLNDASALDVSEESYDQKSGENLVRGHDALKLDGNNCCKNNGSGDLLKLDTVNIETTMEEAPSSQRGEAKDGVHLDATIEEGNLFQIPGSLPERTLVSRSQKKLLILDVNGLLVDFVSGGDRQFRPDIIISKKAVYKRPYCDEFIEFCFEKFNVGVWSSRMKWNMDKVIWFLFDKSRHKLLFCWDQSHCSATGTNTLENNNKPLVFKELRKLWEKLEPNLPWEIGEYDETNTLLLDDSPYKALRNPANTAIFPKPFEYLDRTDSSLGPGGDLRTYLEGLAVADNVQKYVEQNPFGQGGITKSHKQWGFYCQFLKQKKTDSEHSC
- the LOC133830710 gene encoding uncharacterized protein LOC133830710 isoform X2, whose protein sequence is MDNELPAGLKSRGPRKNKKNRKNGSALSSTEEATPIDTEVNVKAKEATEVINNTMEETTKVNLNTELVPTSTKKKRKREKTLRRGDNTKMDSTDHGSVSLKSSDSGGDLHLESVVGINGENEPEENRELRRSRMSKKRKQTKIISPETNNTEHENGATLESTSKEREQQLEDGPHQTDVEGTSNLESPTQNADSDSKGKKRKKKKKNEPNDHERSDGIDTKNVVGLNSSDTKGSSPPIDEQSGFSKGVKTASVMKQADCIEVSHNPEIKEIETNNRKKPNSHQKKRKSSELGNTREPVEDNNLDENSSQCLVGKNTSGFLENFETTSSVVGVVSEQAVDILCEKDSVNYSDTKEISPPTDVENGLPSGAKTASIMKQDHCTGVRHVPENKEIGTYKRKKPRHHPRKGKSSELGRTMKLVVDNSVDDTSSQCLVGKDTSGFLENIETTSSVVGAVLEQAFDILREKDSINHSDTKESSPTTDEQSGFPSGVKTASIMKQDECTEVSHVPENKVIETYKRKRPKKGKSSESGRTMELGVDNNIDDTSSQCLVGKNTSGFLKNVETTSSVIEAVSEQAVDILGEKDSVNCSDIKPASHKRKKVKKMIDLRESACGNKTLNDASALDVSEESYDQKSGENLVRGHDALKLDGNNCCKNNGSGDLLKLDTVNIETTMEEAPSSQRGEAKDGVHLDATIEEGNLFQIPGSLPERTLVSRSQKKLLILDVNGLLVDFVSGGDRQFRPDIIISKKAVYKRPYCDEFIEFCFEKFNVGVWSSRMKWNMDKVIWFLFDKSRHKLLFCWDQSHCSATGTNTLENNNKPLVFKELRKLWEKLEPNLPWEIGEYDETNTLLLDDSPYKALRNPDLEGIFGLILKA
- the LOC133830710 gene encoding uncharacterized protein LOC133830710 isoform X3; amino-acid sequence: MDNELPAGLKSRGPRKNKKNRKNGSALSSTEEATPIDTEVNVKAKEATEVINNTMEETTKVNLNTELVPTSTKKKRKREKTLRRGDNTKMDSTDHGSVSLKSSDSGGDLHLESVVGINGENEPEENRELRRSRMSKKRKQTKIISPETNNTEHENGATLESTSKEREQQLEDGPHQTDVEGTSNLESPTQNADSDSKGKKRKKKKKNEPNDHERSDGIDTKNVVGLNSSDTKGSSPPIDEQSGFSKGVKTASVMKQADCIEVSHNPEIKEIETNNRKKPNSHQKKRKSSELGNTREPVEDNNLDENSSQCLVGKNTSGFLENFETTSSVVGVVSEQAVDILCEKDSVNYSDTKEISPPTDVENGLPSGAKTASIMKQDHCTGVRHVPENKEIGTYKRKKPRHHPRKGKSSELGRTMKLVVDNSVDDTSSQCLVGKDTSGFLENIETTSSVVGAVLEQAFDILREKDSINHSDTKESSPTTDEQSGFPSGVKTASIMKQDECTEVSHVPENKVIETYKRKRPKKGKSSESGRTMELGVDNNIDDTSSQCLVGKNTSGFLKNVETTSSVIEAVSEQAVDILGEKDSVNCSDIKPASHKRKKVKKMIDLRESACGNKTLNDASALDVSEESYDQKSGENLVRGHDALKLDGNNCCKNNGSGDLLKLDTVNIETTMEEAPSSQRGEAKDGVHLDATIEEGNLFQIPGSLPERTLVSRSQKKLLILDVNGLLVDFVSGGDRQFRPDIIISKKAGGIWTR